A genome region from Rhinopithecus roxellana isolate Shanxi Qingling chromosome 10, ASM756505v1, whole genome shotgun sequence includes the following:
- the LOC104674186 gene encoding taste receptor type 2 member 43, producing MITFLPIIFSILVVVTFVIGNFANGFIALVNSIEWVKKQKISFADQILTALAVSRVGLLWILLLNWYSTELNPAFYRVEVRTTTYNLWTVTSHFSNWLVTSLSIFYLLKIANFSNLIFLHLKRRVKSVVLVILLGPLLFLVCHLFVVNMNEIVRTKEYEGNMTWKSKLRSAVYLSNTTVTMLANLVPFTLTLISFLLLICSLCKHLKKMQLHGKGSQDPGTKVHIKALQTVISLSLCAIYFLSIMISSWSLGRVENKAVFMFCKAIRFSYPSAHAFVLIWGNKKLKQTLLSVLWNVRYWVKGQKLQSP from the coding sequence ATGATAACTTTTCTACCCATCATTTTTTCCATTCTAGTAGTGGTTACATTTGTTATTGGAAATTTTGCTAATGGCTTCATAGCATTGGTAAATTCCATTGAGTGGGTCAAGAAACAAAAGATCTCCTTTGCTGACCAAATTCTCACTGCTCTGGCGGTCTCCAGAGTTGGTTTGCTTtggatattattattaaattggtATTCAACTGAGTTGAATCCAGCTTTTTATAGGGTAGAAGTAAGAACTACTACTTATAATCTATGGACAGTAACCAGCCATTTCAGCAACTGGCTTGTTACTAGCCTCAGCATATTTTACCTACTCAAGATTGCCAATTTCTCCAACCTTATATTTCTTCACTTAAAGAGGAGAGTTAAGAGTGTCGTTCTGGTGATACTGTTGGGGCCTTTGCTATTTTTGGTTTGTCATCTTTTTGTGGTAAACATGAATGAGATTGTACGGACAAAAGAATATGAAGGAAACATGACTTGGAAGAGCAAATTGAGGAGTGCAGTGTACCTTTCAAATACGACTGTAACCATGCTAGCAAACTTAGTACCCTTCACTCTGACCCTAATATcttttctgctgttaatctgtTCTCTGTGTAAACATCTCAAGAAGATGCAGCTTCATGGCAAAGGCTCTCAAGATCCCGGCACCAAGGTCCACATAAAAGCTTTGCAAACTGTGATCTCCTTGTCGTTATGTGCCATTTACTTTCTGTCCATAATGATATCAAGTTGGAGTTTGGGAAGGGTGGAAAACAAAGCTGTCTTCATGTTCTGCAAAGCTATTAGATTCAGCTATCCTTCAGCCCACGCATTCGTCCTGATTTGGGGAAACAAGAAGCTAAAGCAGactcttctttcagttttgtggAACGTGAGGTACTGGGTGAAAGGACAGAAGCTTCAATCTCCATAG
- the LOC104674187 gene encoding LOW QUALITY PROTEIN: taste receptor type 2 member 19-like (The sequence of the model RefSeq protein was modified relative to this genomic sequence to represent the inferred CDS: substituted 1 base at 1 genomic stop codon) yields MIXFLLIILSVLVLFTFVLGNVANSIIALVNVIDWVKTQKISSADQILTALVVSRISLFWDKLVYWYATVFTFTLFSLEVGIVASNVSTITKHFSIWLLLASAYFVCPRFDNFCNLIFLHLKKRIKNVALVILLGPLQFLIHNLALVTTDESVWTKEYEGNLSWKVKLRNAIHLSNMAVPTLANFTPFTLTLISFLLLICSPCKHLKKMQLHGKGSQDLSTKVHIKAFQTMISFLMLFGIYFLCLITSTWNSRTQQSKLVFLLCQTLAVMYPSFHSLILILGSRKPKQTFLFILGPVTC; encoded by the coding sequence ATGATATGATTTCTGCttattattttatcagttctggTATTGTTTACATTTGTTCTTGGAAATGTAGCCAATAGCATCATAGCTCTAGTAAATGTCATTGACTGGGTTAAGACACAAAAGATCTCCTCAGCTGACCAAATTCTCACTGCTCTGGTGGTTTCCAGAATTAGTTTATTCTGGGATAAATTAGTGTATTGGTATGCAACTGTGTTTACTTTCACTTTATTTAGTTTAGAAGTAGGAATTGTTGCTTCTAATGTCTCGACAATAACCAAACATTTCAGCATCTGGTTGCTACTAGCCTCAGCATATTTTGTTTGCCCAAGATTTGACAATTTCTGCAACCTTATTTTTCTCCACCTAAAGAAGAGGATTAAGAATGTTGCTCTGGTGATACTGTTGGGGCCCTTGCAATTTTTGATTCATAATCTTGCTCTGGTTACCACAGATGAGAGTGTGTGGACAAAAGAATATGAAGGGAATTTGTCTTGGAAGGTCAAATTGAGGAATGCAATACACCTTTCAAACATGGCTGTACCCACACTAGCAAACTTCACACCCTTCACTCTGACACTAATATcttttctgctgttaatctgtTCTCCGTGTAAACATCTCAAGAAGATGCAGCTCCATGGCAAAGGATCTCAAGATCTCAGCACCAAGGTCCACATAAAAGCTTTCCAAACTATGATCTCCTTCCTCATGTTATTTGGCATTTACTTTCTGTGTCTAATCACATCAACTTGGAATAGTAGGACACAGCAGAGCAAACTTGTGTTCCTGCTTTGCCAGACTCTTGCAGTCATGTATCCTTCCTTCCACTCATTAATCCTGATTCTGGGTAGTAGGAAGCCAAAACagacctttcttttcattttggggCCGGTgacatgctga
- the LOC104674188 gene encoding taste receptor type 2 member 31-like has protein sequence MITFLPIIFSILVVVIFVIGNFANGFIALVNCIEWVKRQKISFADQILTALAVSRVGLLWAFLLNWISNVLNLAFYSIDIRPTAYNLWVVTSHFSNWLATSLSIFYLLKIANFSNLIFLHLKRRVKSVILVMLLGPLLFLAYHLFVVNINQIVRTKEYKGNMTWKIKLRSAMYLSDATVTTLVNLVPFTLTLISFLLLISSLFKHLKKMQLHGKGSQDPSSKVHIKALQTVISFLLLCAIYFVFLIISAFSFESLDNKPVFMFCQAITFSYPSAHPFILIWGNKKLKQTFLSVLLQVRYWVKGQKPLSP, from the coding sequence ATGATAACTTTTCTACCCATCATTTTTTCCATTCTAGTAGTGGTTATATTTGTTATTGGAAATTTTGCTAATGGCTTCATAGCGTTGGTAAATTGCATTGAGTGGGTCAAGAGACAAAAGATCTCCTTTGCTGACCAAATTCTCACTGCTCTGGCAGTTTCCAGAGTTGGTTTGCTCTGGGCATTTTTATTAAATTGGATTTCAAATGTGTTGAATCTAGCTTTTTATAGTATAGACATAAGACCTACTGCTTATAACCTCTGGGTAGTAACCAGCCATTTCAGCAACTGGCTTGCTACTAGCCTCAGCATATTTTATTTGCTCAAGATTGCCAATTTCTCCaaccttatttttcttcacttaaagAGGAGAGTTAAGAGTGTCATTCTGGTGATGCTGTTGGGGCCTTTGCTATTTTTGGCTTATCATCTTTTTGTGGTAAACATAAATCAGATTGTACGGACAAAAGAATATAAAGGAAACATGACTTGGAAAATCAAATTGAGGAGTGCAATGTACCTTTCAGATGCAACTGTAACCACGCTAGTAAACTTAGTACCCTTCACTCTGACCCTAATATCTTTTCTGCTGTTAATCTCTTCTCTGTTTAAACATCTGAAGAAGATGCAGCTTCATGGCAAAGGATCTCAGGATCCCAGCAGCAAGGTCCACATAAAAGCTTTGCAAACTGTGATCTCTTTCCTCTTGCTATGTGCCATTTACTTTGTGTTCCTAATCATATCAGCTTTTAGTTTTGAGAGTCTGGATAACAAACCTGTCTTCATGTTCTGCCAAGCTATTACATTCAGCTATCCTTCAGCCCACCCATTCATACTGATTTGGGGAAACAAGAAGCTAAAGCAgacttttctttcagttttgctgCAAGTGAGGTACTGGGTGAAAGGACAGAAGCCTTTATCTCCATAG